From the genome of Tripterygium wilfordii isolate XIE 37 chromosome 6, ASM1340144v1, whole genome shotgun sequence:
ATCTCGTAGGTCCTCACCATTGATGGAGGAATGGTCATGTGAGCCAGCAATGCAACCTGCCCGGTCAAGTGCAGGAGACCGTTCTAGCTTGTGGAATACAGTTCTGGTGGGGGATTACTAGATCAGTGGAGGTTCTCCTTACGTCAGTTTTGACTAATAATGAAGTAGAGTATTTTGTAGAACTTTACCGCACTCGTTTGTGAATCCAAACAGGGACTGTATAACAGTTTTTTCAGACTGGGTTTTTGACATTATAGGAATGAGGTTCCTGCAATCAAACTCTTTTACGGTGTACCGTGTCCCGCTACGGTGCAAGGCTGTGCACTGAGAACTAGTTTCTAATTCTTAATCTAAAATTGCACCAGTGGGTCTTCACATTTGCTAGAAAGGTGACTGAAGAATGATAGcggcaatttttttttgttatttttagttttttgccTGGCATCCTCCCATCTCAGCTACTTAAATAATAGTTGCGCTGAAAGTGCATAAACTACAATCTATACATACACAGGTAGATTAATTGCGTTTAATCTGGTACATTTTTGTGCTGTGCATTTGTTTTGTGTGTTTAGTCTACAGGCAATGGCGGCCCTTCATCAGTGTACGGAAGTCCAAGGAAGAGCAGACACTTATGGTTATGGTATGATTCATAAAtatactttgaagtttgaagataCAATGGAATGCGAATAGTGTAAGAGTTCCCAATGATTATATTCGCGAAAAATTGTTATTCTGTTCATTTTCATTATGTCTTTTAGATATTATTTTAATAGATCCAAATATGGAATCAACTGATTCTACTCTACTTATGATTACTTTTGGTTTTTTATTGGCAAATCtaatttattatttcatttttcttataaCATATTAAGATATTTGTAGTAAAgcttaataaataataatgcatctttatttttttttaaaaaagcttaataatatatattttggttTCACAAAagctattttttttatacaattttgaattttcaatatGAATATAATTACTTTTTAGGTATTATATtctttaataattttatttagttaATTAGCTTTATCAGTCTCTTACGATATCTGATGAGTCATATATCAGAAGTGGATCATTTGAGGTAAACATGGAAAGTTGTGTTCCATACTCAAATGAGATAGGGAAAACAAGGTGGAAGATGGGAGGAtgagtgtgagagagagatCATTGAACATGGAAATATCCGAATATCCAAACTTGAGGATAAAAAAGTGAGACGTGTGTGTGTGAAAGAAAATGACTTCGAAATGCAAGCGTGTGAGTTTCACTTTACTTGTACCGACAAAAAAGGCAGAACCTGTACTTTATATTCCTTCATTAGCAGCAACACAAAATTTCTCTTGAATCGAATCCAATAATCAGAAACCCAAATATCTATTCCAACTCCTGTTCGAAAATCAATCATTCTTAACAcctaattctctctctctctctctctctctctctctctctgtgactCTGTGTGATTTTTATATAATCATCACTGCTCTGGTGGGCTTCTTACTTTTTGATACCTTTTTGACATCCAAAACCTGTGAACCTTTGcttcatcaccatcaccatcaccatcatcatctcttcttgttcttgcagtTGCAGATACAACTTTCATGGAAACTCAACTTCTTTTCAGCCCAACTTTCCCAACCTTCTTCATGATgtttttcttcatatatatCTTTGCTTACTTTGTAATTTTCCGCAACTGGGCTTCAAAGGAGCGTGCAGAAGCTTCAAGTtgcttcctctctctttttcatgGAACTCCTGCTGTGATCATGTCTATTGGTGCACTAATTCTCACCCAAAACCAATCCCAACTCTCTTTTGCTTCTCCAAACTCCACCCTCCAAAACACAGTCCTTGAGTTCAGCATGGCTTACTTTGTGATGGACCTTTTGCATTACATAGTTTTCTCCCCTCATGAAATTCTCTTCATTCTCCACCATGTAGCAACACTTTATGTATTCGCCACTTGTCATTACATGGTTCGTCATGGAGCTGTCTCTCTTCTTGTACTTCTTGTCCTTGCTGAAGTCACCAGTGCTTGCCACAACGTGTGGAGCCTCTCTAGGTTCAGAAGACATGATGTACCTGCCGCTAATAGGTTGTATGAGGTTCTGTCTCCTTGT
Proteins encoded in this window:
- the LOC120001073 gene encoding TLC domain-containing protein At5g14285-like produces the protein METQLLFSPTFPTFFMMFFFIYIFAYFVIFRNWASKERAEASSCFLSLFHGTPAVIMSIGALILTQNQSQLSFASPNSTLQNTVLEFSMAYFVMDLLHYIVFSPHEILFILHHVATLYVFATCHYMVRHGAVSLLVLLVLAEVTSACHNVWSLSRFRRHDVPAANRLYEVLSPCFYVFYSIVRGILGPIFVSRMGMFYAGGVAGTAIPSWAWISWMVVIVIAILVSIFWVFNHWVDWHKQMINKAEKRMR